A region of the Aethina tumida isolate Nest 87 chromosome 3, icAetTumi1.1, whole genome shotgun sequence genome:
GGAAATCCAGGGCTAATTAATGAATTGCGTAGAACATTTAGCGCATTGACACAATCATTTAGAATCGAACAGGGCTGGTTCTTAAAGAATATGTACTTATTAACAAAggtatacaaaattaagaggagatatatatatatatacatagtaATGACAACGCAAATgtctcaaaaaatttaaattattaaatattataaaacggTTTTGATCATTTCACTAATAGTGAAGTGTTACACTcagatttatcatttaaaaattacttatgtaGTTAATACAATACACAATggttcaaattttatgttgtacGATAGATAAACGGTTATTGTATTGATTTTATGATCTTGTCCACACTTGGATTGAACCACTAcaaaaaaaaggtaaaaattcaaaataaaccaATACAAACTAATAAACAGATAGTCAAGGCCGTCTGTTATCTATACCACTAGTTcactaaattaactttttaacaaaCCACAACACTACAACCGTTTAGTCGGTGCTTACCTGGATATAATTTGGATTTTCTCATAAGTTTCCAGCAACaagcaaaaattcaaaataaaatggcaTATAAGACACTAGCAAGGACTGTACGTTGCAGAGAATCACAAATTGAATCACATGAAGCACGAAAGGAATGGTAAAGTCCTGTTATTGATCTGCGCCAATGGCACACTCCTGCTTTTCTGACACATGTTGCTTGTGTTCAGTTTTCTCCGTGATTTTCCGGGACTGTTCTTGTTTGTTCTACTgcgtaaataataatttaaatatatatatatatatatatatatatatatatatatatatatatatatatatatatatatatttaccatAGTTATTGAAACTGAGAccacataatattatttttgaagttaCAAAAGACAAAAATGCAATAATCGATTTAccataagaaaatttatgatgatgttaatattttattattataaaattgtatatttataccatattaatattacttatcgttaaaaaacatttcaaatgtttattttgtatttatttttattaataaaacactacAATAATACAAtcagttaatatatttttttaaataattttacgccCACAGAGAACAATTGACaattgttttacaaatataaatgtcaTCTATGGAGTGACCAATAAATACGGTTTctctaattaattcatatacaGTTGTAATGTGCAGAATTTTGTATGGTATACCACATAATATTTTACGAacgtaatatatatttaattttacacataaatcatcagaataatttaaattatttcattaataatcgtcctttgatattaatatgatgataataataattatatagaacGGGTCATTTCCACAATCCGAATAATTCCGGATGAATTATTAGATCGAACTGCAATAAACTGAATCACgagtaacaaaaatttcttatcAATCAAACAgtttacaatttcaaaatgttgacCCTGTTACTAACGGATGATGTTGAAatgtgaaacaattttttaatacgcaAGTTAACTCAAAAATTACACCATCTTATAGATCACGTTAAAACTACAATaactatataatttgttatttatgttaagtgtgtaattattcattttggtTAAATGGGAGActcattctttatttttattatcaataatttttatttgccaGAAATTACATAGTGTTGACaagaaagaataattttttagtagtGAAGTGAACTTACTTATTTtcgcaaattttatttaaaatgcctTATGTGGGGTTTTTAGAAATCTAGAGGGGAAGAATTATTGCTGTTAGCACAAGGCATGTCGCAGAGGGAAGAAACGATAGGGGTCACATAGGGCATAGTTTCGAAAACTTATTCAAGTTTTCTGGAATTTTAAACCCTAAAAAATAGGTCCCGGAGAAGTCGTGGAAGAGTCATCACAAAAAGTCTGGACCCTTTTTTAGCTCacacagtaaaaataaatcccACAACAACCTATCCCAAGCTTCAAAGGCGACTTCCGCAAGCTGCAGGTGTTAGTCTTTTGGTCGAAACTGTTAGGAAATCGCTTCGCGCCCGGGAATTAATTAGCAGAAGAAGGAGCCACAACTATCAAAGTAAAATAGAGTTGACTGCTTAAGTTGGTGTTTGGAGCATAAAAACTGGACAATTGAAGATTGACGAAATGTGTTATTTTCGGACGACACCAGAATTGGCGGACAATCAGTCGATCGGCGGATTCGTGTTTTAAGAGGTCGTAGGAGATAAGATAGGCTTAGTGTTGGCCGATCGGTACCCAAAAATAAAGGAAGAAATGTAATGTTTTGGAATGGCATTATCATTGGTGAAAAGACTCCTTTAATTCTCATTAGACAGTTACTAACCGCTCATAGGTATGTGGATTTAGTGCTACAACCTGTAGTAAGCCTCTGGGGAGGTGTTTCGGGGATTCTTTCCTATTTTCGCAGGACAATGCTCCTCTACTGGAAGTGGAAATTGTAATGAAATTTGAGTGGCCTTCTTGTTTGTCTGATCTTAATCTCATTGAGCACTTATGAGATAACGCTTAAAGTTGAATTAGGGTTGATCAAAAAACCCTGACAACACAAAACAACTTATGGTACACCGGTAGCTTTAGAGGAATGGGGAAATATTCACCAAgaagacattaataatttaatagaaagcaTGCCAACTCTGATTATTAGATCAACaaaaaccttttattttttcttaaaatctaatttaccgtaaaatttattttctaagaaatccacattattgttatttgttgtaataaaatttgttttaatgattttgcctgtagttttatagtaaaattggTTTGGATAAacagctttttattttaaaaatatttttatcccaATTATACACCGTTTCTCCTAATTACAAGATGATtccatataagtttggttgtggCTACATAATCCTCCTCTTCTTTTAGTTAACGGaaacttttcaattttgattaaaatgatgtatcgtaattattatattttagaattgataaattatctaaaattacatCATTGCCACCAGCAAGGTTCATGGGAAAATACATTATGATACACATGTTTATAGTTATATTGTAAAAGTAgtttgcaaatttttattcaccaTTATGTGCAAATCATTTTCATACTTTTgacaaaaatctaatataatttaatttatttttttttagataatgGAAGATATGGttgatttttgtaattattgttgGGATACTATAAACGAAAACATTGACAATAAGATTTTGTTTTGTCAAGGATGTCAACAATGGTACCACGGATGTTGTCTGAATATTTCCTATAGGACGtataataagattaaaaatttaaatacttggaGATGCCCACAATGTAAAGAAATACCTGATGGGAATAGCAACCAAAGAAAAGGATATGGATGGTATTgcctttttactttatttggtCTTGTATTTTTAACTAgccgaaaatatatttttaactgaaaCAATGGTTTTTTACTGTGTTttcgtaaaattatataaaaatcatccAATAATTCTGCTGCTCCGATAAGGTGTTTTTGTATCACCGTACAAAACAATGTATATATTGTGAAACACGTATGATGAAATTCCAAGGGTTATTTTGTTCCTATGGGTATTGATGATGCTGTGTTTATAAAGATGGTGACCCCGTATACACACGGGTCACATTAGGAAacagtacattttatttcataataacatGAAACAATGCTTTTGCAATTTTGTTGGTGACGTTCATAAATTGATTTACTGACGCGAGATTtacttacaaacatttttgggCAATATTTCAGTAAGTAAATATACGGGgtggtaaaaaaattatcataaactaAGGAGGATCCTTAATGAacacatataatttatgtaatttttaaatatttttaacacaaattaaGTCATTATGATTTGTTTATCAGTTCAAAAAGCTTTTTCTCAGAAGTGTGTTATTTCAGTTAAGAATCAGTGTGTAAAGCTTCTTATTGGTTTATCAAAAGACTTAAATAAAGacctattttgaaatttgcaaATATGGAGTCTGAGCAATGTTCGTTTCAGCGGTAacgataaaagtaaaaaagccACGCTGTACATCGTATTGATAAAATCAattcaaactaaaaaatataattcacacGTACTACGTGCCCAATAAATATATCGAATCGGATTGAACAGATAACATATGATAAGTTTATCTCTGCTATCCTCCGGTTACGCATTTTTTGTCGCAAGTGTCTTTAACGCATTACAAATTGACGttgttaatgaaataaaaacaagatCGTAGTATAAAAACCCGGCGTCCACGATAAAGCAGCCagtcaaaaattgatttaagtaTATCCCCACTACGTTTGGGACTGGAATATATATCCCGTATAGTACCGTACGTCGTCCACTTTAACAAGCACGGTGTCTTATACATCAGTGTTTAGAGCACTCATAGTGGCAAATTGGTGATATTTAGTGTTTTGTGGAAGTAAAGAGAAAATGGGTAGTAGCACATCAGCTCTTAATTTTGGCGCTGGGCCAGCCAAATTACCCCAAGAGGTAAGgactgtaattaaaaatggatgtCAGTAACAACATAAGTTGTTCCTATTTCCTTCTGTATGTACCTGGTGTCGACCAGTGAATCAGCTGTTTAAAATGTGTGATTGTTATCAATATTTAGTATCATGGAATGACACAATTATTCCCATTATTGCGAATACAATTGTTCAAggccttaaaatataaattgaatcaaAATCAATTGAGAGtttgtttactttaaatttagatcTTACCTAGCCttgttttttacttataaCTCAAATCGTCCATATGTACGTGtgttaaaatctaataattatgCAGAGACCTTGGATTTTAGTTTAGATTAAGGAAATAGAATGTCTatctaacaataaaaatattgataaagaaATTCTACACTATAGGAAGTTTGCACGTGTTATGTTGTTTTCAATATCATACAAATAATGGTTATGTTAATGTTACGTATTACCAGATGATTATTAACTCTCACTTTTAGaagagaattttaatatgcgGAACTAAATTTCACATTCACTTTTTAAATCCCTCCATTAGACtaaatgcatattttaaataaatttaaattttaaaatcagtttCCTTTTTACTTTGTGTAGCccgcttcaaatattttatataatttgataacattttaatatattctgaagtaaagtaaataatttgtatattcacAAATACTAcgatttgttgaaaatttagtcCGAACTAAACGTGTGATTCACAGCTTGAAAGATCTTGATTACTATCTCCCAACAAACAACTTACTCAGCTGTTTGAAACCACCTTGCGGGATTTGTGCTAAGTACATCTTAATTGTCCAACCTTAAGAggatttttctttctttttttcaGGTTTTAAAAGATGTACAATCAGAACTTTTGTGTTACAAAAACTGTGGAATGAGCATAATGGAGATGAGCCACAGATCCAAAGAATATGACAAAATTAACAACGATGCTCAGAAAGCTATTAGAGACTTGTTGtaagtatattaaaactaatctgcttaatttaaagtacaactaatgatattaatacaattatgacgcatatttttttcttagcagtctaatttaatgcaaatatttaacattttaatatcttaatacTTATCTAGATGTCTACAACTTTGAACTGAACATACTTAAAACACGTTCGGATCAACTGATATGACGTTAAGAGGTCAATGTGTTATTGGGATAATCCCATAataatcacaatttatttaataaaacaatttcaactGCCACAaaagcttattttttattttttttattcaaggaCTGTTCCAAGCAACTATAAAATCCTCTTGATGGCTGGAGGTGGTCTGGGTGGATTTGCCGCCATCGCTATGAACCTCATAGGCCGTACCGGCACCGCCGATTATGCAGTTACTGGAACCTGGTCGAACGCAGCCTTTAAAGAGGCCTCCAAATATGGTTCCGTCAATCTTGTATTTCCGAAAGCAGAAAAACCCGGTAAAATTCCCGACCAAAACACTTGGGTCCGCAACCCAAATGCTTCCTATTTGTATTACTGTGATAACGAAACTGTCGACGGTGTAGAATTCCCATACATTCCGGAAACATTGCCAGGTGTTCCCTTGGTGGCTGACATGTCATCCAGCATCATGACCAAGAAGTTCGACGTTTCGAAGTTCGGCTGCGTGTTCGGTGGAGCCCAGAAAAACATTGGACCTGCTGGTGTCACTTTTGTCATTATAAGAGAAGATCTCTTAGGCAACCCTATGAAAATATGTCCAGCCATCCTCGACTTCACAAATATTCACAAAGCCAACTCCGTTCATAATACACCAACTACTTTCTCGTAAGTTCATAGATAATGTTGATAATTAcagaactaattaaaatttatttaagtgtgTACGTTATGGAGAAGGTGCTCCAATGGATTATTAAGAACGGTGGAATAGAAGGAATGGAAAATCAGTCTAAAGAAAAATCTACTCTTCTTTATGATGCTATTGAAAAATCCAACGGTTTCTACACATGTCCCATTGACGAAAATGTGAGAAGTAGGATTAACATTCCATTTAGAATAGGAAGACCCAACGGCAACGAAGAGTTGGAAAAGAAATTCCTGGTTGAGGCTGAAAAACAATACATGCAACAACTCAAAGGCCACAGAAGTGTGGGTGGTATAAGAGCTTCTCTGTACAATGCCGTCAGTCTTTCAGATGTAAAAGCCTTAGTCAAATTGATGAAGTCCTTCCAAGAGGCTAACGATGTATAAAATGTTCTctcctttaattattaataaacaatatttattttatactttattataaGGTATTTATAAGACTGGAGGTTGTTTAGAAAGGTTGCTATTAAGGATAACATGGTCAGGCCATGATCTTTGTGATTGAACagtatcaataaatataatgtatatagaTCTTAgcgtttttataataaactaaatcaaatatatcagCATTTATGTTTACTATAATTCATTTTGCATGACAATACTTATTAGTTTCAGTTTTGGTTGAAAGTGGATCTTCAACCATTATGTAGTTGTTATAAGCCCAATAAACAAATGATGCTACACTTGAACCAATTAAAGCACCAGCAATTGCATCTAAAAAcattaatctttaaaaaataaaacggtaTTAAACACAATTACCTGAATAATGATGGTGATAGTCACAAGTTCTGCTAACAGCTATCAATGTGGCCAAAAAAACGggtaaaacacaaaatatcaGTCTCACAGCCTTATTGTTTTGAGTGTGGCGTATATTTAAGATTCGCGTTAAGTTAAGAGTTAAATAGACCATGCTGGTGAAAGCAAAAGATGCGTGGCCGCTAGGAAAACTGCGTCGTCCGTCCATGTATTCTGAGTAGCTGCCGGTGCAACTTGTCAAACTCGTCCCAAAACCATCGGGAAAGCATCGGTAGAAGAAATTAGGTCTTGGTCTAAAATGTAACATATATAACTTAATCTAAGGACTTAATAGTAGTAAGTAACTATAGATAGAcatatacagtacgaaaagagtttaatccatctgaatcctgcAAGAGACATGAACATTAGAGACAGTAAAGACAATAGAGACAGTCTCCCATTGGAcagacttctactgtctctgtcatgcatgatatctctcagacgggtcaaacgctCTTCCTACTGTATgtacattttagtttttaattaccttCCTACTGTAACTTTAAGGGCAGAAGTTATTATTCCACTTATAGGATAAGCAAGCGTTAAAGCAGCGATatcgttttttatttcttctaccATGTCTTCATCGTGGTAGTAATAGATAAATTCTAATAGGAAAACCACTGCAGGCACAAATATAACGAATTGCCATAAGTACCTCGCCCTTACATAAGATGAAACAACTGGATACTTGTACATCCAGAGTTCCTCTTCATCGATGATCCTTATAAAGGGTTCTTGACGCTCCAAGATTCTAAAATTGATACTCGAAATATACCCATTTCTAGGAGTTTTACTACTACTACTTTTTTctttcacaaaaattattttataatttagttgtttGTGAAACACACTTTAAATGACAAGGGGCAATTATTAAAAGTCCttctttttataaagatttatttaatatactgtataaaatacaaatatatgacAGAACAAAACtcaaatagttattattacttaaaattcagtttgggattaacatgtcaaataaaacttatgCAAACAAGATCCATAAACAAAACtcaaatagttattattacttaaaattcagTTTGGGATTAACATGTCAAATAAAACTTACACAAACAAGATCCATAAACAAAACtcaaatagttattattacttaaaattcagTTTGGGATTAACATGTCAAATAAAACTTACACAAACAAGATCCATAAACAAAACtcaaatagttatttttacataaaattcagTTTGGGATTAACATGTCAAATAAAACTTACGCAAACAAGATCCATAAAGCAAATCTACATGCAATTTCAATTAGTACATCCTTAACATTGCCATtgtgtaaaaatgaaaaataattaattcgtttGGAAGAATTTGGGCATATCATTGTACaaccaataatttttgtaatgcttatgaaatttcagaaaatgaCAACAACTACATTTTGTTAGTATTGTCACTTTCTTTATGGATCATTCAACCTTTAGTATgacaactaaaaaaaaattgaaaacaaatgaatGCAACTTCATTTTTGGAGAGTATTTTTGATTACATGATCATAGCCATGATACTCAATCTGTTCGACAACATATTTACGGTGAACCCTGCATTCGGTGCCACATTTTGGAGATCCACATTTTGGACAGTCAAAGAAACAGCCCACACAATCTTCGACCAAGCAGTCACACAAATCCAGTCCGGAATTAATATGTACGCCATGCTCGTCAAACAAAGCTCCTACAGGTCTACGTACATTGGATGGGGGATTGATTTTCCTTATGAGCTTTCGTTTTTCACGTACGCTAGTGTCCGGATTGAAGTTTTCCAAAAACTTATCGACGACAGCCTTCTGATTTTTTGATCGGGTTTGTCTGGTAG
Encoded here:
- the LOC109594434 gene encoding probable phosphoserine aminotransferase, with product MGSSTSALNFGAGPAKLPQEVLKDVQSELLCYKNCGMSIMEMSHRSKEYDKINNDAQKAIRDLLTVPSNYKILLMAGGGLGGFAAIAMNLIGRTGTADYAVTGTWSNAAFKEASKYGSVNLVFPKAEKPGKIPDQNTWVRNPNASYLYYCDNETVDGVEFPYIPETLPGVPLVADMSSSIMTKKFDVSKFGCVFGGAQKNIGPAGVTFVIIREDLLGNPMKICPAILDFTNIHKANSVHNTPTTFSVYVMEKVLQWIIKNGGIEGMENQSKEKSTLLYDAIEKSNGFYTCPIDENVRSRINIPFRIGRPNGNEELEKKFLVEAEKQYMQQLKGHRSVGGIRASLYNAVSLSDVKALVKLMKSFQEANDV
- the LOC109594435 gene encoding phospholipid phosphatase 5, whose amino-acid sequence is MICPNSSKRINYFSFLHNGNVKDVLIEIACRFALWILFAILERQEPFIRIIDEEELWMYKYPVVSSYVRARYLWQFVIFVPAVVFLLEFIYYYHDEDMVEEIKNDIAALTLAYPISGIITSALKVTVGRPRPNFFYRCFPDGFGTSLTSCTGSYSEYMDGRRSFPSGHASFAFTSMVYLTLNLTRILNIRHTQNNKAVRLIFCVLPVFLATLIAVSRTCDYHHHYSDAIAGALIGSSVASFVYWAYNNYIMVEDPLSTKTETNKYCHAK